The proteins below come from a single Longimicrobium sp. genomic window:
- the rpmE gene encoding 50S ribosomal protein L31 yields the protein MKADIHPNYKTTQVRCACGNTFQTRSTTDEISVEVCSQCHPYFTGKQKLMDTAGRIERFRQRYAGGEAAK from the coding sequence ATGAAGGCGGACATCCATCCGAATTACAAGACGACTCAGGTGCGCTGCGCGTGCGGCAACACCTTCCAGACCCGCTCCACCACGGACGAGATCTCGGTGGAAGTGTGCTCGCAGTGCCACCCGTACTTCACGGGCAAGCAGAAGCTGATGGACACCGCCGGGCGCATCGAGCGCTTCCGGCAGCGCTACGCGGGCGGCGAGGCGGCGAAGTAA